Within the Nitrososphaerota archaeon genome, the region GACGAGGAGACGGACAGCTCGAAGCTGACTGCACGGGAATTCGAGGCGCTTGTAACAAGCAGGGTCGCCGTCGACAGGCAGAACCTGCACGATGCCACACTTCTCTTCGAGAAGGCAAGGTACAGCATCGACCCTGTATATGACGAAGACGCAAAGCGCGCAGAAACATGCCTACGGAGGCTGAACGACGAGGTCCAACATTCCGGTTCGAAATCAATCATCGGGGTCAGACGACTTGCCTAACAGATTTGCCTACGCGCTGGGGTCCATCATAATCTGCGGGGTGATTCTGGCCGACGCCGCCGGTTATCCGTCCCTCTACGCCAATCTCGTTTTCTTGTCGCTCGCCGCGGCTCTCCTAGTCTATGGCGGCGTGACTGGAAGCCCGGGCCTTTCCGACTGGTTTCCGACAGGGAAAACGAGGCACCAATCTTCCCGCGGCAAAATCTGGTCCATGGCCATGAGCGTAGAGAGCGCGGAGAGGGGCTACTGGCACGCGCGAGAGGACCTGGCCAGGATTCTCGCGGAGGCCTGCGCCGTCAAGCAGGGTGGACCATTGAAGCCAGACTATGATACCATCATGAGGACGCGCGAGAAGTTGATGATTGCGGGGAACGACCAGGATGTGAGAAGGATTTTCGAGCCCCATCCATCGGATTCTCCGGCTGTTTCAAGATTCCGGAGGAGGAAGGACGAAACCTATCTGTCTGCCCTGGAGGCAGCAATAGCGATGGCAAACGAGGGGGTGTAGGTGACGCAGGAGAGCCGTCCATACGCGCGAATCATCGATCAGGTCTCTTCAGTGGTGGTGGGGAAGCAAGCGGCGCTTGAAACCATCATGCTGTCGATACTTGCGAACGGGCACATCCTGATCGAAGACAATCCCGGCCTTGCAAAGACTCTCATGGCGAAGTCGTTCGCGGCCGTCCTCGGACTGGAATTCAGGAGGGTCCAGTTCACCCCAGACCTGCTCCCCGCCGACATCACAGGGACCTACATCCTGAACAGGAATACCTCCCAGTTCGAATTGCGAAGGGGGCCCATCTTCACCAACATCCTCCTGGCGGATGAAATCAATCGGGCGCCTCCCCGGACCCAGTCTGCGCTTCTGGAAGCCATGCAGGAGAAGCAGGTGACGATCGAGGGAGACACTCAGAAGCTACAGGAGCCATTCATCGTGATTGCGACCCAGAACCCGATAGAGTACGAGGGGACCTATCCTCTCCCGGAGGCGCAGCTCGACCGCTTCCTCGTCAGGCTGAGCGTCGGCTATCCCAGCGCCGAGGAAGAGGCACAGATCATCGAGAGACGCAACAGCAGAAGGTCAGATGATGTCAGGCTTGAGGTTGTCTCTACGCGCGATGCTCTCATCGCGATGCAGGCCGAAGTTGAAGGAATCCATGCCGAGCGCGCCATCATAGACTACATCGTCGCGATAGTGCGCGGCACAAGGTCCCACAGTGAGGTGGAGATAGGGTCGAGCCCCCGCGGCTCCCTCGCCATAACGAAGCTCGCCAAGGCGAACGCCTGGATGAACTCTAGGCATTACGTCATCCCCGACGACGTGAAGCGGGTGGCAGTCCCGGCGCTCAGCCACAGGCTGATTCTGAAGCCTGAAGGATGGCTCAGGGGGGACAAGACCGCCTCCATCGTGGACAAAATCCTGCAGGAAGTTCCAGTGCCAAAGGTGGACTGAACGATCTCAAGATCGATGGCCCTCCTTGGGGCGTTCGCGATTTTTCTCCTGCTGTTCGGGGCCGGGTCGAGAAGCCCCTATCTGATAGCCGCGTCCGTCCCTGTGCTCCTCTACATTGCCCTGGTCCGCCTGCTTGCCAGGGATCCCCATCTGGATTTCAAGGTCGAACGGACGACGAAGGGGCAGACAGTCTACGAAGGCGAGCAAGCCGAATTCACTCTGAGGATAGGCAACTCGGGCCGAGATGCCGACGTTCTCGAAGTGGTTGATACAATTCCAGACGGCCTGCGCCTTGCTTGTGGGACGAATCGCATCTTCACCTCCCTCCAAAGCGGAGGGCAGGTGGAGGCCAGTTACGCCGTTTCGGCTGAGACCTTCGGGGTCTACAGGTTGGGACCGGTCCGGATCAGGAGCCTCGATGTCTCGGGACTCATGGTGGAGGAGAAATCGATAGAATCATACTTCGACGTCAAGGTCTATCCGGATGTCCAGTACGTCAGCAAGGTGCAGATTAAACCCAGGAACCCGCGCAACTGGCCCGGAGAGATTCTCACGCGAAAGCCCGGAACCGGCATGCAGTTCTACGGGCTAAGGCCCTACGCTCCCAGCGACCCACTGCGGAGGATAAACTGGAAGGCTTCGTCACGCTCTCCGGAATTCCTCAGTAACCAGTTCATGGGGGAGTTTGGCGGGGACACCATCATCGTCCTCGACATCCGTTCAGCATCGCTCCTCGGCGTTCCTCCGGAGTCGACGGTCGCCTACGGGACCAGGGCGGCGGCTGTCATCGCCTACCGCCTCCTCAGGGACAGGAACAGGGTCGGGATGATCGCACTCGGCGACCGCCTCGAGAAGGTACGTCCGGGCTTTGGGCGCAGACAGTTCGACAGGCTCCTCACGGGGATGGTGACGATCAAACCTGGTAACATCTGGGAGATGGGGAACCTCCCCGGGTACCTCTCGCTGTTCTTCTCGAGGATGACCCAGATAGTATTGGTCACGCCCCTGATGGACGACAAGTCGTACGAAGTCGCGGCAGAAATCTCCAGCAAGGGCTACCCCGTCCTGGTGGTCTCCCCTTCACCATTCGAATTCGAGAGCCGAGAAGGCAAGGACGAGAGGGCCGAAAGGATAGCTGAGAGGCTTGCCAGGCTCGAGAGAGAGACGAAGGTAGCGCTGCTCCGGAAATACGCGGTCGTCATAGACTGGAACGTGAAGGAGCCCCTCAGCCAGGCGCTG harbors:
- a CDS encoding DUF58 domain-containing protein, yielding MALLGAFAIFLLLFGAGSRSPYLIAASVPVLLYIALVRLLARDPHLDFKVERTTKGQTVYEGEQAEFTLRIGNSGRDADVLEVVDTIPDGLRLACGTNRIFTSLQSGGQVEASYAVSAETFGVYRLGPVRIRSLDVSGLMVEEKSIESYFDVKVYPDVQYVSKVQIKPRNPRNWPGEILTRKPGTGMQFYGLRPYAPSDPLRRINWKASSRSPEFLSNQFMGEFGGDTIIVLDIRSASLLGVPPESTVAYGTRAAAVIAYRLLRDRNRVGMIALGDRLEKVRPGFGRRQFDRLLTGMVTIKPGNIWEMGNLPGYLSLFFSRMTQIVLVTPLMDDKSYEVAAEISSKGYPVLVVSPSPFEFESREGKDERAERIAERLARLERETKVALLRKYAVVIDWNVKEPLSQALKQANIVWTRAK
- a CDS encoding MoxR family ATPase; this translates as MLSILANGHILIEDNPGLAKTLMAKSFAAVLGLEFRRVQFTPDLLPADITGTYILNRNTSQFELRRGPIFTNILLADEINRAPPRTQSALLEAMQEKQVTIEGDTQKLQEPFIVIATQNPIEYEGTYPLPEAQLDRFLVRLSVGYPSAEEEAQIIERRNSRRSDDVRLEVVSTRDALIAMQAEVEGIHAERAIIDYIVAIVRGTRSHSEVEIGSSPRGSLAITKLAKANAWMNSRHYVIPDDVKRVAVPALSHRLILKPEGWLRGDKTASIVDKILQEVPVPKVD